A genomic segment from Luteolibacter ambystomatis encodes:
- a CDS encoding beta strand repeat-containing protein — protein sequence MSPRIPDRPIITRASLLATAATLFLGNLPARAATKTWDGGGTNDAWLTGPNWNADTAPAANDILIFGGNIRIAPVNDFAVGTVFTGLSFAAGAGAFNVTGNGIVLNRSTVTNNATNAVTLGLPVTLGPGNTTLSTPATGGMMTLSGAFARSTGSTVVVNRVGGNINFTGSGLVNDTTGILGGWAVIGNDWACLDGAGNTVPYNGYTNISNGAITSNASLNYRYTADTANITAAAGTAVNTISATIGTNRNLTLAGVMRLGPRGGIYRTGVSTANSILTVTGGTLTANGGGEITLLDATTTAGNFTATNNNLRVDSVIADDAGNPVSVNIMGYADIRGTNTYTGGTFINLGRVQAAGNSVFGTGTVSVYQGGQAFLNSGAAFANNFVITGTGTTETSGGQTMGAIRMGGGSSLSGIITLAENARISGASGSNNTITGKLTGPGRLELTASTGNNGGITLNNAANDWSGGLLLTVGGATRQVYLKLGADEQIPDGPGKGSVTIAGASDIARLDLSGRNETINGLSSAVNTFNQLKNTLATPCTLTVGGGNANGDFGGTLDDAGAGAISLVKIGSGTQILRGTTNHQGTTTVNGGRLEFVGDFNGPGTITVNSGGVLATNAQLNPEVTISTGGLLVSNAAAGTGITVKGNLNLGEGSAIQINTASFPTNPVRVQQYLNPTGGVGSVSINLTGVTPAVGQYPLISYSGIGGIAGVGLSAFKLGTVPPRFHADLYDDTLNQVIVMDVTYSGDFPVWSGATSSEWSTAVLASPKNWVLNSNAATITDYFDGEIDLFDDTAVSTTLNISAGPVSPLEARFNNGVLDYLVTGSNGIAGTGMLTKNGGALVTLATDNSYTGQTKIDAGTLRVGNGGTTGTVGTGAVVNNALLDFRRSDTLTVANVISGTGLLTQSGSGTLVLSGTNTYTGGTNIDVGTLRATNSNSVGALPGGVVTIANGGAFDLSGNPTANNLNFGQKSFVISGAGPAGHGALVNSGTVNQQNAFQRVTLAADASIGGTARFDVRATQAAGVNQASVDLAGHTLTKVDDNTVCLVATDVSDGNIVVNGGIFSMETTTSIPDYGTGKTVTFNTGASAQFYSNTAAVSTITRPFVFNGSGCKIANASAVASLIGSPIELRGDVALTTLPGNLVPGNLTLGGNITESGGTYGLTKSGTCTIILSGASSYTGPTTVSTGTLLVNGSLGSTAVTTAAGTTFGGTGLVTGPLTVGGTLAPGNAAIGALTAGAVTLQPGATLAIQINSGTVASDALFAGNINLGGATLAVTDAGAATLGDGTKIVIAQYTGTVTGSFANLADGGSLVIGANTFRLNTHDLVAGQNSITLTVSALVFSPAYDAWASLMGLTSLNNAPDLDPDHDGQSNLLEFALAGNPLSSSANAGIASRVVEIDPGSGVERVLTLTIPVRGAAGFSGPGDLVSATVDRVIYTVQGTNDFSDFTSMAVAEVIPAVTSNLPNLPAGWSYRTFRTPGSVTSSPKVFLRATVTAAP from the coding sequence ATGAGCCCCCGCATCCCGGACCGCCCGATCATCACACGCGCTTCCCTTCTTGCGACAGCCGCCACGCTTTTTCTTGGAAACCTGCCAGCCCGCGCCGCCACCAAAACTTGGGATGGCGGCGGCACCAATGATGCCTGGCTGACAGGCCCCAACTGGAATGCCGACACCGCACCCGCCGCGAACGACATCCTCATCTTCGGCGGCAACATCCGCATTGCCCCGGTCAATGATTTTGCGGTGGGAACCGTTTTCACCGGCCTCTCATTCGCCGCCGGTGCGGGAGCTTTCAATGTGACGGGCAATGGTATCGTTCTCAACCGCTCCACCGTCACGAACAACGCGACGAACGCGGTGACCCTGGGGCTTCCGGTCACTCTTGGTCCCGGCAATACCACGCTGAGCACTCCGGCCACCGGAGGAATGATGACACTCTCGGGTGCCTTCGCGCGTTCCACCGGTTCGACGGTGGTGGTGAACCGCGTGGGCGGAAACATCAACTTCACCGGCTCGGGTCTCGTGAACGATACCACCGGCATCCTCGGTGGCTGGGCCGTGATCGGCAATGACTGGGCGTGTCTCGATGGCGCGGGCAATACGGTGCCCTACAACGGCTATACGAACATCTCCAACGGCGCGATCACTTCCAATGCCAGCTTGAACTACCGTTACACCGCGGACACGGCGAACATCACTGCAGCGGCCGGCACTGCGGTCAATACGATCAGCGCCACCATCGGCACGAACCGCAATCTCACGCTCGCCGGGGTCATGCGGCTCGGTCCGCGCGGTGGCATCTACCGCACCGGTGTTTCCACCGCGAACAGTATCCTGACGGTGACGGGTGGCACGCTCACGGCGAATGGCGGTGGTGAGATCACACTGCTGGACGCCACCACCACGGCCGGCAATTTCACCGCCACCAACAACAACCTGCGCGTGGACTCCGTGATTGCGGATGACGCTGGCAATCCGGTGTCGGTCAATATCATGGGCTACGCGGACATCCGCGGCACGAATACCTATACGGGAGGCACCTTCATCAACCTCGGCCGAGTCCAGGCGGCGGGTAACTCGGTCTTCGGAACCGGTACGGTGAGCGTCTATCAGGGAGGACAGGCTTTCCTGAACAGCGGAGCTGCCTTCGCCAACAACTTCGTCATCACCGGTACCGGCACCACCGAGACCAGTGGTGGACAGACGATGGGCGCGATCCGCATGGGCGGTGGATCTTCGCTCTCCGGCATCATCACGCTGGCGGAAAACGCGCGGATCTCCGGTGCGTCCGGATCGAACAACACGATCACCGGCAAGCTCACCGGTCCGGGACGACTCGAGCTCACCGCCTCCACGGGAAACAACGGCGGCATCACCCTGAACAACGCCGCCAATGATTGGAGCGGCGGTTTGCTCCTCACGGTGGGTGGCGCCACCCGGCAGGTCTATCTGAAGCTCGGCGCGGACGAGCAGATCCCGGACGGACCCGGGAAGGGAAGCGTGACCATCGCGGGCGCTTCGGACATCGCCCGTCTCGATCTCTCCGGCCGCAATGAAACCATCAATGGTCTCAGCAGCGCGGTGAACACGTTCAACCAGTTGAAGAACACTTTGGCCACTCCCTGCACGTTGACGGTGGGTGGAGGCAATGCGAATGGCGATTTCGGCGGCACGCTGGATGATGCCGGTGCCGGAGCGATCAGCCTGGTGAAGATCGGCAGCGGCACGCAGATCCTGCGGGGCACCACCAATCATCAGGGCACGACGACCGTGAACGGAGGACGCCTGGAGTTCGTGGGGGATTTCAATGGTCCCGGGACGATCACGGTGAACAGCGGGGGAGTGCTTGCGACCAATGCGCAGTTGAATCCGGAGGTCACCATCTCGACGGGCGGCTTGCTGGTCAGCAATGCGGCCGCCGGCACCGGGATCACCGTGAAGGGAAACCTCAACCTCGGGGAAGGCTCCGCGATCCAGATCAATACCGCCTCCTTTCCCACCAATCCGGTCAGAGTGCAGCAGTATCTGAACCCCACGGGTGGGGTGGGCAGCGTTTCGATCAACCTGACCGGCGTCACTCCGGCGGTCGGCCAATATCCGCTCATCAGCTACAGTGGGATCGGCGGGATCGCCGGGGTAGGCCTGTCGGCATTCAAACTGGGGACCGTGCCTCCGCGTTTTCACGCGGATTTGTACGATGACACGCTCAACCAGGTGATCGTCATGGATGTCACCTACAGCGGCGATTTCCCGGTGTGGTCCGGCGCGACCAGCAGCGAATGGAGCACCGCTGTTCTGGCTTCTCCGAAGAACTGGGTGCTGAATTCGAACGCAGCGACCATCACCGACTATTTCGACGGAGAGATCGATCTTTTCGACGATACGGCGGTCTCGACCACCCTGAACATCAGCGCGGGTCCGGTGAGCCCCCTGGAGGCACGCTTCAACAATGGTGTGCTCGATTACCTCGTGACGGGCAGCAATGGCATCGCGGGAACCGGGATGCTCACGAAGAATGGCGGCGCCTTGGTGACCCTCGCCACCGACAACAGCTATACAGGACAAACGAAGATCGACGCGGGAACCTTGCGCGTGGGGAATGGAGGTACGACGGGAACCGTAGGAACGGGGGCGGTCGTGAACAACGCCCTGTTGGATTTCCGGCGCAGCGACACCCTCACCGTGGCCAATGTGATCTCCGGCACGGGTCTTCTTACCCAGTCCGGTTCGGGCACGCTCGTTCTCTCCGGAACCAACACCTATACCGGCGGCACGAACATCGACGTGGGTACCTTGCGGGCGACGAACAGCAACTCCGTGGGTGCGCTTCCCGGCGGTGTCGTCACGATTGCGAATGGCGGGGCTTTCGATCTCAGCGGCAACCCCACCGCCAACAATCTCAACTTCGGCCAGAAGTCCTTCGTCATCTCCGGGGCCGGCCCTGCCGGACACGGTGCGCTCGTCAACAGCGGCACGGTGAACCAGCAGAACGCCTTCCAGCGTGTCACACTCGCCGCGGATGCAAGCATCGGGGGAACCGCCCGGTTCGATGTCCGTGCGACCCAGGCCGCCGGAGTAAACCAGGCATCGGTGGATCTCGCGGGCCATACTCTCACGAAGGTGGATGACAACACCGTCTGTCTGGTGGCGACGGATGTCAGCGACGGCAATATTGTCGTCAATGGCGGGATCTTCAGCATGGAGACCACGACCAGCATCCCCGACTACGGCACGGGAAAAACCGTGACCTTCAACACCGGAGCCAGCGCCCAGTTCTATTCGAACACTGCTGCGGTTTCGACCATCACCCGCCCGTTCGTCTTCAACGGCAGCGGCTGCAAGATCGCGAACGCGAGCGCCGTGGCATCGCTCATCGGCAGCCCGATAGAGTTGCGCGGCGACGTGGCCCTCACCACGTTGCCAGGGAATCTTGTTCCAGGAAATCTGACGCTTGGCGGCAATATCACGGAATCGGGCGGAACCTACGGGCTGACGAAGAGCGGAACCTGCACAATCATCCTTTCCGGAGCCAGTTCCTACACCGGCCCCACCACCGTATCGACCGGCACCTTGTTGGTAAATGGATCGCTGGGTAGCACCGCGGTGACCACCGCTGCCGGGACGACCTTCGGTGGTACGGGTCTGGTGACCGGGCCTCTCACGGTGGGAGGCACGCTTGCCCCCGGCAATGCCGCCATTGGCGCGTTGACGGCAGGTGCCGTGACCCTGCAGCCCGGCGCCACACTGGCGATCCAGATCAACTCGGGCACGGTTGCTTCGGACGCTTTGTTCGCCGGGAACATCAATCTCGGCGGTGCCACGCTGGCCGTCACCGATGCGGGTGCCGCAACTCTCGGAGATGGCACGAAGATCGTGATCGCCCAGTACACCGGCACCGTCACGGGCTCTTTCGCCAATCTCGCGGACGGCGGTTCGCTGGTGATCGGGGCGAATACCTTCCGCCTCAACACCCACGATCTGGTGGCCGGCCAAAATTCAATCACCCTGACGGTTTCGGCTCTCGTGTTCAGTCCGGCTTACGATGCGTGGGCCAGTCTCATGGGGCTCACCTCCCTGAACAATGCTCCGGATCTCGATCCGGATCACGATGGGCAATCGAATCTTCTGGAGTTCGCCCTTGCCGGGAATCCTCTCTCCTCCTCCGCAAATGCGGGCATCGCCAGCCGCGTGGTCGAGATCGATCCGGGCAGCGGAGTGGAGCGGGTGCTTACGCTCACCATTCCGGTCCGCGGCGCGGCGGGATTCTCAGGCCCGGGGGATCTGGTTTCCGCGACCGTTGACCGGGTGATCTACACGGTGCAGGGCACCAACGATTTCTCCGATTTCACATCGATGGCGGTGGCGGAGGTCATCCCCGCGGTGACATCGAATCTTCCGAATCTCCCGGCAGGATGGAGCTATCGCACATTCCGGACTCCGGGCAGCGTCACTTCTTCTCCCAAGGTGTTCCTGCGGGCGACGGTGACGGCCGCGCCCTGA
- a CDS encoding response regulator — MLHMVPLVLSFFLWKPNMPFGLAALGTMLIVVAYFTTPDGPGRELSEIRRGFAIATLWMLAVIGHQFIRVRIASRREMWLQRGQAELGRHLVGDLSTAQLGENILGFLSSYLGAEAGAMFIEDRGSFRKSAVHAAAVESVPERFAIGEGLLGNVVKEGRLAVVQDIPEGYITIGSSLGHALPRRLLMAPFSLDGKVDAVVELGFFGPIHESDPELLQRVESQVATAVRAVKYRTKLQELLEETQRQTEELQAQSEELRVSNEEMEEQSRTLRESQSRLELQQVEMEQTNTQLEEQTRILERQKNDLLAAKVNLESQAREIEQASRYKSDFLANMSHELRTPLNSSLILAKLLAENPTGNLTAEQVKYALTIESSGKDLLSLINDVLDLSKIEAGHMEVHAEPVRIQKLMAGLRNTFAPLADQKGLELSFEADPSAGEGIETDSQRLEQVLKNLLSNAIKFTAAGSVGLHVSAADGDHVAIAVRDTGIGIAAEKQRIIFDPFFQADGTTSRKYGGTGLGLSISRHLVRLLGGEIRLQSEPGKGSLFTVVLPRVFNGPAVVEDSIPSLPSVPEPVRQPVKENGKVVPRMPDDREQLTGAGRVILAVEDDERFASILYDLAHELRFECIIATTAEEALVVAQQYVPSAIVLDVGLPDNSGLIVLERLKADSRTRHIPVHVVSAGDYTKAAMALGAVGYMLKPVRRDQLVEALRNLEIRLTQKMRRVLVVEDDPVQVEAMRDLLGSRDVEAVCARSATECLDYLSNLTFDCMVLDLSLPDASGFSLLEKLSAEDAYSFPPVIVYTGRELDPDEEQRLRRYSKSIIIKGAKSPERLLDEVTLFLHQVVSDLPPEKQRMIERAGNRDAALEGRCILVAEDDVRNVFALTSVLEAKGVKLLVARNGREAVSMLESSRVNGGASVDLVLMDIMMPEMDGLTAMREIRARREWSRLPIIALTAKAMKSDQEQCLQAGANDYLSKPLDVEKLLSLIRVWMPR, encoded by the coding sequence ATGCTGCACATGGTGCCGCTGGTGCTGTCGTTCTTCCTATGGAAGCCGAACATGCCATTCGGATTGGCGGCACTCGGAACGATGCTGATCGTGGTGGCCTACTTCACCACGCCCGATGGTCCGGGCAGGGAGTTGTCGGAAATCCGCCGGGGTTTTGCCATTGCCACCCTGTGGATGCTCGCCGTGATCGGCCACCAGTTCATCAGGGTCCGGATCGCCTCGCGGCGTGAAATGTGGCTCCAGCGTGGCCAGGCGGAACTGGGCCGGCATCTGGTGGGCGATTTGAGCACCGCGCAACTCGGGGAAAATATTCTGGGCTTTCTCAGTAGTTATTTGGGGGCGGAAGCGGGGGCCATGTTCATTGAGGACCGGGGAAGCTTTCGGAAAAGCGCGGTCCACGCCGCGGCGGTGGAGAGCGTGCCGGAACGGTTTGCGATCGGGGAAGGCTTGCTCGGAAATGTGGTGAAGGAGGGACGGCTGGCCGTGGTTCAGGATATTCCGGAGGGATACATCACCATCGGATCGAGTCTCGGGCATGCATTGCCACGGCGCTTGCTGATGGCTCCGTTTTCATTGGACGGAAAGGTCGATGCGGTGGTTGAACTGGGCTTCTTCGGCCCGATCCATGAGTCGGATCCGGAGTTGTTGCAACGGGTGGAGAGCCAGGTGGCGACAGCCGTGCGTGCCGTGAAATACCGCACGAAGCTCCAGGAACTGCTGGAGGAGACACAGAGGCAGACGGAGGAACTCCAGGCACAGAGCGAGGAGCTGCGGGTTTCCAATGAGGAGATGGAGGAGCAGAGCCGCACGCTTCGCGAATCCCAATCGCGTCTGGAACTCCAGCAGGTGGAGATGGAGCAGACCAATACGCAGCTCGAAGAGCAGACGCGTATCCTGGAGCGCCAGAAGAACGACCTGCTGGCCGCCAAGGTGAATCTGGAGAGCCAGGCGCGCGAGATCGAGCAAGCCAGCCGCTACAAGTCGGACTTCCTGGCCAACATGTCCCATGAACTCCGGACGCCGCTCAATTCCTCGCTGATTCTGGCGAAGCTGCTGGCGGAGAATCCTACGGGCAATCTCACGGCGGAGCAGGTGAAATATGCCCTCACCATCGAATCCTCCGGCAAGGATCTCCTCTCGCTCATCAACGACGTGCTCGATCTCTCAAAAATCGAGGCGGGGCATATGGAGGTCCATGCCGAACCCGTGCGGATCCAGAAACTGATGGCCGGACTGCGCAATACCTTCGCGCCGCTGGCGGACCAGAAGGGATTGGAATTGTCATTCGAGGCCGATCCATCCGCTGGAGAAGGCATTGAGACGGATTCGCAGCGGCTGGAGCAGGTGTTGAAAAACCTCCTGTCGAACGCGATCAAGTTCACCGCGGCCGGCTCGGTCGGGTTGCATGTTTCCGCTGCCGATGGCGATCACGTGGCCATTGCGGTAAGGGATACCGGCATCGGCATCGCGGCCGAAAAGCAACGCATCATCTTCGATCCGTTTTTTCAGGCGGATGGCACCACGTCCCGCAAGTATGGCGGCACGGGACTCGGTCTTTCGATTTCGCGGCACCTCGTCCGCTTGTTGGGCGGAGAGATCCGGCTGCAAAGCGAGCCGGGCAAGGGAAGCCTCTTCACGGTCGTCCTGCCGCGGGTTTTCAATGGTCCGGCCGTCGTGGAGGACTCCATTCCTTCTTTGCCATCGGTCCCGGAGCCGGTGCGCCAGCCGGTGAAAGAGAACGGCAAGGTGGTGCCCCGCATGCCGGATGACCGCGAACAACTTACCGGAGCGGGCCGTGTCATTCTCGCTGTGGAAGACGACGAACGCTTCGCCTCCATCCTTTACGATCTGGCGCACGAGCTTCGTTTCGAATGCATCATCGCCACGACCGCGGAGGAGGCACTGGTGGTGGCGCAGCAGTATGTCCCCAGCGCGATCGTTCTGGACGTGGGTTTGCCGGACAACTCGGGATTGATCGTGCTCGAACGTCTGAAGGCGGATTCGAGAACCCGCCACATTCCCGTGCATGTCGTCTCCGCCGGTGACTACACAAAGGCAGCCATGGCGCTGGGTGCGGTCGGCTACATGCTCAAGCCGGTAAGGCGCGACCAACTCGTAGAGGCGCTCCGTAATCTCGAAATCCGTCTGACCCAGAAAATGCGGCGGGTGCTGGTGGTGGAGGATGACCCGGTGCAGGTGGAGGCCATGCGAGATCTGCTGGGGTCGCGTGACGTGGAAGCCGTATGCGCACGCAGTGCCACGGAGTGTCTGGACTATCTGAGCAATCTGACCTTCGACTGCATGGTGCTCGACCTGAGCCTCCCGGATGCTTCCGGCTTTTCGTTGCTGGAGAAACTCAGCGCGGAGGATGCCTATTCCTTTCCTCCGGTGATCGTTTACACGGGACGCGAACTGGATCCGGATGAAGAGCAGCGTCTGCGGCGGTATTCGAAATCGATCATCATCAAGGGGGCGAAGTCCCCGGAGCGCCTGCTCGATGAGGTCACCTTGTTCCTGCATCAGGTGGTGTCGGACCTGCCTCCCGAAAAGCAGCGCATGATCGAGAGGGCGGGCAACCGCGACGCCGCCTTGGAAGGCCGCTGCATCCTCGTGGCGGAGGACGATGTCCGGAACGTGTTCGCGCTCACCAGCGTGTTGGAAGCGAAGGGTGTCAAACTGCTCGTCGCCCGCAATGGACGTGAGGCAGTCTCCATGCTGGAGAGCAGCCGCGTGAATGGCGGGGCATCCGTCGATCTGGTGCTGATGGATATCATGATGCCGGAGATGGACGGACTCACGGCGATGCGGGAGATCCGCGCGCGGCGGGAATGGTCACGCCTGCCCATCATCGCGCTGACGGCGAAGGCGATGAAGAGCGACCAGGAGCAGTGCCTCCAGGCCGGAGCCAACGACTATCTTTCAAAGCCGCTTGATGTGGAGAAGCTGCTGTCTCTGATCCGTGTCTGGATGCCGCGATGA
- a CDS encoding CheR family methyltransferase gives MKTPDAETEEIEIQLLLEALYRKYHHDFRDYSPASIKRRLVQARELFECGTFSQLQNRLLHEPEVVGRLLPTLTVQVSDMFRDPSYFRALRENVIPHLKTYPSLKVWIAGCSAGEELYSMAILFREEGLESRTIFYATDINGEALEKARAGVYELDRVAQFTENHRRSGGKSSLSDYYTTGYGFAKFDPSLRQRAVFSDHSLVSDEVFAETQLVSCRNVLIYFNRDLQDRAIGLFKDALVRKGFLGIGSKESLRFSAHAAAFMEFDREQRIYQKGGLA, from the coding sequence ATGAAAACGCCCGATGCCGAGACCGAGGAAATCGAGATCCAGCTGCTGCTTGAGGCGCTGTATCGGAAATATCACCACGATTTCCGGGATTATTCGCCGGCCTCGATCAAGAGGCGTCTGGTGCAGGCACGGGAGCTCTTCGAGTGTGGGACGTTCTCGCAATTGCAGAACCGCCTGCTGCATGAGCCGGAGGTGGTGGGGCGTCTGCTGCCCACCCTGACCGTCCAGGTCAGCGACATGTTCCGGGATCCCTCGTACTTCCGGGCTCTTCGCGAGAATGTCATTCCCCACCTGAAAACGTATCCCTCGCTGAAGGTATGGATCGCCGGATGCAGCGCCGGGGAGGAACTCTATTCGATGGCCATCCTGTTCCGCGAGGAAGGCCTGGAAAGCAGGACGATCTTCTATGCCACGGACATCAACGGCGAGGCGTTGGAAAAGGCCCGTGCGGGCGTCTATGAATTGGACCGCGTGGCCCAGTTCACCGAGAACCACCGCAGGTCAGGCGGGAAATCCTCGCTGTCCGACTACTACACCACCGGATATGGCTTCGCGAAATTCGATCCATCGCTGAGGCAGCGGGCGGTGTTTTCCGATCACAGTCTGGTTTCGGATGAAGTCTTCGCGGAAACCCAGTTGGTTTCGTGCCGCAATGTTCTGATCTATTTCAACCGCGATCTCCAAGACCGGGCCATCGGCTTGTTCAAGGATGCCCTGGTCCGCAAAGGCTTCCTCGGGATTGGATCGAAAGAGAGCCTGCGGTTTTCCGCCCATGCCGCCGCGTTCATGGAATTCGACCGCGAGCAGCGCATCTATCAGAAAGGAGGTCTGGCGTGA
- a CDS encoding chemotaxis protein CheB — translation MSDPVIPQAAAIVIGASAGALDALSVILPSLPSGYPYAVLVVVHVPSDRKSLMASLFESRCSLRVKEAEDKEPVEPATIYFAPPDYHLLVDPDFHLSLSSDEPVLYSRPSIDVLFESAADAYGDALTGVILTGANHDGAKGLRAVCDAGGRALVQTPATAEEQAMPTAAFKACPEARAMDLDEIAAFLNSLSR, via the coding sequence GTGAGCGATCCGGTCATTCCGCAAGCAGCGGCCATCGTCATCGGTGCCTCCGCCGGAGCTCTGGATGCATTGTCCGTGATTCTTCCGAGTCTTCCATCAGGTTATCCGTATGCGGTGCTGGTGGTGGTGCATGTTCCTTCGGATCGGAAGAGTCTCATGGCTTCCTTGTTTGAAAGCCGCTGTTCCTTGCGCGTGAAGGAAGCGGAGGACAAGGAACCGGTGGAGCCGGCGACGATCTATTTCGCCCCTCCCGATTACCATCTGTTGGTCGATCCGGATTTCCACCTGTCGCTCTCCAGCGACGAGCCGGTGTTGTATTCCAGACCTTCGATCGATGTGCTGTTCGAATCCGCGGCGGATGCCTATGGCGATGCGCTCACGGGCGTGATCCTGACCGGCGCCAACCACGATGGCGCCAAAGGTCTGCGGGCGGTTTGCGATGCCGGTGGCAGGGCCTTGGTGCAGACGCCTGCAACCGCCGAAGAACAGGCGATGCCCACGGCTGCTTTCAAAGCGTGCCCGGAGGCCCGGGCCATGGACCTGGATGAAATCGCCGCTTTCCTGAATTCCCTCTCCCGCTGA
- a CDS encoding ATP-binding response regulator, with product MPYHKPIKFLLVDDLEANLVALEALFMREGLELLKARSGREALELLLVHEVALAFIDVQMPEMSGFELAEIMRSTERTRGTPIIFLTAGTVSRQWRIRGTEAGAIDFLPKPVDPAMLLNKARVFFDLALQRQELQESERKLKVANEKLALADRSKDEFLAMLAHELRNPLAPLLAGADLLLASPGNVQTGENIGRMMKRQVGQMARLIDDLLDVSRITNGKIELQKQAVLLSGIFEQAVESVQPQINRMGHHLEVHHSETSLGVSADPYRLTQVVSNLLSNAAKYTPPGGRIRLTAVKSADGKVAISIKDNGRGIRPEDQRSIFNLFDQGSCATEGGLGIGLTLVKWLVEMHGGVVSVRSEGEGRGSEFTIELPAIEIEPPAVPELVVETGSQEKLRILIADDGESTADILGMFFQMEGMETLVVYDGEKAVKEAESFCPDIACLDLGMPFVDGFAAAREVRKICPDAYIVALSGWGSEADRLKTAAAGFDEHLVKPVSPEDLRSLLTRVTEAK from the coding sequence ATGCCCTACCACAAACCCATCAAGTTTCTTTTGGTCGATGACCTCGAAGCCAACCTTGTTGCGCTCGAGGCGCTCTTCATGCGCGAGGGATTGGAGTTGCTCAAAGCCCGATCCGGCAGGGAGGCATTGGAGCTTTTGCTGGTCCATGAGGTCGCCCTGGCCTTCATCGACGTGCAGATGCCGGAGATGAGCGGTTTCGAGCTGGCGGAGATCATGCGAAGCACGGAGCGCACGCGTGGAACTCCGATCATCTTTCTCACCGCGGGCACGGTGAGCCGGCAGTGGCGCATCCGGGGAACCGAGGCGGGCGCCATCGATTTCCTGCCCAAGCCGGTTGATCCCGCCATGCTGCTCAACAAGGCACGCGTTTTCTTCGACTTGGCCTTGCAGCGGCAGGAACTGCAGGAGAGCGAACGGAAGCTGAAGGTCGCCAACGAGAAGCTGGCGCTGGCGGACCGCAGCAAGGATGAGTTCCTGGCGATGCTGGCTCATGAGCTCCGCAATCCGCTCGCCCCGCTGCTGGCGGGGGCGGACCTGCTGCTCGCATCGCCGGGCAACGTTCAGACCGGTGAAAACATCGGCCGGATGATGAAACGGCAGGTTGGCCAGATGGCGCGCCTGATTGATGACCTGCTGGATGTCTCCCGCATCACCAACGGCAAGATCGAGCTGCAGAAGCAAGCGGTGCTGCTATCCGGGATTTTCGAGCAGGCGGTCGAATCGGTCCAGCCGCAGATCAACCGGATGGGGCATCATTTGGAGGTTCATCATTCCGAAACCTCTCTCGGTGTATCGGCCGATCCCTACCGTCTCACCCAGGTGGTTTCCAACCTGCTGTCAAACGCGGCGAAATACACGCCGCCGGGCGGGCGCATCCGTCTGACGGCGGTGAAGTCCGCCGATGGCAAGGTGGCCATCTCCATCAAGGACAACGGGCGCGGCATCCGGCCGGAAGACCAGCGGAGCATTTTCAATTTGTTCGACCAAGGCTCATGCGCGACCGAAGGGGGATTGGGGATCGGGTTGACCTTGGTCAAATGGCTGGTGGAGATGCATGGTGGTGTGGTCTCCGTGAGAAGCGAAGGAGAGGGACGTGGCAGTGAGTTCACGATCGAACTGCCTGCCATCGAGATCGAACCTCCCGCCGTGCCGGAACTGGTGGTGGAGACCGGATCCCAGGAGAAGCTGAGGATTCTCATTGCCGACGATGGTGAGTCCACGGCCGACATTCTTGGGATGTTTTTCCAGATGGAAGGCATGGAGACCCTAGTGGTCTATGATGGGGAGAAGGCAGTGAAAGAGGCTGAGTCCTTTTGTCCCGACATCGCGTGCCTGGATCTCGGCATGCCGTTCGTGGATGGCTTTGCCGCCGCCCGCGAGGTTCGCAAGATCTGCCCGGATGCCTACATCGTCGCTCTCAGCGGATGGGGCAGCGAGGCGGACCGCTTGAAGACCGCTGCGGCGGGGTTTGACGAGCATCTGGTCAAACCGGTCAGCCCGGAGGACCTGCGCAGCCTGCTCACCCGGGTCACGGAGGCGAAGTAA